The Ahaetulla prasina isolate Xishuangbanna chromosome 3, ASM2864084v1, whole genome shotgun sequence genome window below encodes:
- the ABCD3 gene encoding ATP-binding cassette sub-family D member 3 isoform X1, translating to MAVYSKFLTARYSTMAGTAAAACALLCLLSKRRKAAAAALHGKKNGKNLSSSEKEVKKERAVVDKVFVARICRILKIMVPRTFCKETGYLILIAIMLVLRTYCDIWMIHNGTVIESAIIGRSRKDFKRYLFNFIAAMPAISLVNNFLKYGLNELKLCFRVRLTKYLYEQYLQSYTFYKMGNLDNRIGNPDQLLTQDVEKFCNSVVDLYSNLSKPFLDIVLYIFKLTSAIGAQGPASMMAYLLFSGFILTRLRRPIGKMTVTEQKYEGEYRYVNSRLITNSEEIAFYNGNQREKQTIHKAFHKLVEHLHNFILFRFTMGFIDTIIAKYLATVVGYLVVSHPFLNLSHPRHQNSTHAELLEDYYQSGRMLLRMSQALGRIVLAGREMTRLAGFTARITELMQVLKELNSGKYQRTMLTQDKELDLKQATPLIPGMGRIVITDNIIKFDHVPLATPNGDMLIKDLNFEVQSGANVLICGPNGCGKSSLFRVLGELWPLFGGCLTKPERGKLFYVPQRPYMTLGTLRDQVIYPDTIEDQKRKGITDQVLKEYLDNVQLGQILEREGGWDSIQDWMDVLSGGEKQRMAMARLFYHKPQFAILDECTSAVSVDVEGYIYSHCRKVGITLFTVSHRKSLWKHHDFYLHMDGRGNYEFKKITEETVEFGS from the exons AAAGAAGTCAAGAAAGAGAGAGCGGTAGTAGATAAAGTATTCGTTGCAAGAATTTGTCGAATTTTGAAAATTATGGTCCCCAGGACATTTTGTAAAGAG ACAGGTTATTTGATACTTATTGCCATTATGTTGGTACTTCGCACATATTGTGACATCTGGATGATTCATAATGGAACAGTTATCGAGAG TGCTATCATTGGCCGCAGTAGAAAAGATTTCAAGAGGTACTTGTTCAACTTCATCGCTGCCATGCCTGCT ATTTCCCTAGTGAATAACTTCTTGAAATATGGACTAAATGAACTTAAATTGTGTTTCCGTGTCCGACTTACCAAGTATCTTTATGAGCAGTACCTACA gagttacacattctacaaaaTGGGCAATCTAGACAACAGAATAGGCAACCCTGATCAACTACTTACACAAGATGTCGAAAAATTTTGTAACAGTGTAGTGGATCTATATTCAAACCTCAGCAAG CCATTTTTGGATATTGTTCTCTACATCTTCAAACTAACAAGCGCAATAGGAGCACAg GGCCCTGCTTCCATGATGGCCTACTTGCTTTTTTCAGGCTTTATCCTTACACGCCTAAGAAGACCTATTGGTAAGATGACCGTTACAGAACAAAAATACGAAGGCGAGTATAGATACGTCAATTCACGGCTCATTACAAACAG TGAGGAAATTGCATTTTATAATGGGAATCAAAGGGAAAAACAGACAATTCACAAAGCTTTTCACAAACTG GTAGAGCACCTGCACAATTTCATTTTGTTCCGGTTTACAATGGGCTTCATAGACACCATTATTGCTAAAT ATCTTGCAACCGTAGTTGGCTATTTGGTTGTTAGCCACCCATTTCTAAACTTGTCTCATCCTCGCCATCAAAATAGCACCCATGCTGAACTTTTGGAG GATTATTACCAAAGTGGAAGAATGCTACTGAGAATGTCTCAAGCCCTTGGCAGAATAGTTCTAGCTGGTCGTGAAATGACTCGATTGGCTGG CTTCACAGCTCGAATTACAGAATTAATGCAAGTTCTGAAGGAACTAAACAGTGGGAAATATCAAAGAACAATGCTAACACAAGACAAAG aattAGATCTAAAGCAGGCCACCCCGCTGATTCCTGGCATGGGACGGATTGTCATAACAGATAACATTATCAA ATTTGATCACGTTCCGTTGGCAACACCAAATGGCGATATGCTGATTAAAGATCTCAACTTTGAG GTGCAATCGGGTGCAAATGTTCTTATTTGTGGGCCAAATGGATGTGGAAAGAGTTCTCTCTTCCGTGTCCTTGGTGAA TTGTGGCCTTTGTTTGGCGGCTGTCTAACTAAACCCGAGAGAGGAAAGTTGTTTTATGTTCCCCAG AGACCATATATGACACTTGGGACGTTGAGAGACCAAGTAATTTATCCAGACACTATAGAAGATCAAAAAAGGAAAGGCATCACTGACCAG GTATTAAAGGAATACTTAGATAATGTCCAGCTGGGTCAGATCTTGGAACGTGAAGGAGGCTGGGATAGTATTCAAGACTGGATGGATGTTCTCAGTGGAGGAGAAAAACAGAGAATGGCA ATGGCTAGATTGTTCTACCATAAACCCCAGTTTGCCATTCTGGATGAATGTACAAGTGCCGTTAGTGTTGATGTGGAGGGCTACATCTACAGCCATTGTCGGAAA GTTGGCATCACTCTCTTCACTGTTTCTCACAGAAAATCACTTTGGAAGCACCATGAT TTTTATCTTCACATGGATGGAAGAGGCAACTATGAGTTCAAGAAAATTACTGAAGAAACAGTTGAGTTTGGTTCATAA
- the ABCD3 gene encoding ATP-binding cassette sub-family D member 3 isoform X2, with protein MAVYSKFLTARYSTMAGTAAAACALLCLLSKRRKAAAAALHGKKNGKNLSSSEKEVKKERAVVDKVFVARICRILKIMVPRTFCKETGYLILIAIMLVLRTYCDIWMIHNGTVIESAIVSRDLSLFKNFFFKFVVSIPLISLVNNFLKYGLNELKLCFRVRLTKYLYEQYLQSYTFYKMGNLDNRIGNPDQLLTQDVEKFCNSVVDLYSNLSKPFLDIVLYIFKLTSAIGAQGPASMMAYLLFSGFILTRLRRPIGKMTVTEQKYEGEYRYVNSRLITNSEEIAFYNGNQREKQTIHKAFHKLVEHLHNFILFRFTMGFIDTIIAKYLATVVGYLVVSHPFLNLSHPRHQNSTHAELLEDYYQSGRMLLRMSQALGRIVLAGREMTRLAGFTARITELMQVLKELNSGKYQRTMLTQDKELDLKQATPLIPGMGRIVITDNIIKFDHVPLATPNGDMLIKDLNFEVQSGANVLICGPNGCGKSSLFRVLGELWPLFGGCLTKPERGKLFYVPQRPYMTLGTLRDQVIYPDTIEDQKRKGITDQVLKEYLDNVQLGQILEREGGWDSIQDWMDVLSGGEKQRMAMARLFYHKPQFAILDECTSAVSVDVEGYIYSHCRKVGITLFTVSHRKSLWKHHDFYLHMDGRGNYEFKKITEETVEFGS; from the exons AAAGAAGTCAAGAAAGAGAGAGCGGTAGTAGATAAAGTATTCGTTGCAAGAATTTGTCGAATTTTGAAAATTATGGTCCCCAGGACATTTTGTAAAGAG ACAGGTTATTTGATACTTATTGCCATTATGTTGGTACTTCGCACATATTGTGACATCTGGATGATTCATAATGGAACAGTTATCGAGAG tgCAATCGTTAGCAGGGATCTGTCGCTATTcaagaatttcttttttaaatttgtagtTTCCATTCCACTG ATTTCCCTAGTGAATAACTTCTTGAAATATGGACTAAATGAACTTAAATTGTGTTTCCGTGTCCGACTTACCAAGTATCTTTATGAGCAGTACCTACA gagttacacattctacaaaaTGGGCAATCTAGACAACAGAATAGGCAACCCTGATCAACTACTTACACAAGATGTCGAAAAATTTTGTAACAGTGTAGTGGATCTATATTCAAACCTCAGCAAG CCATTTTTGGATATTGTTCTCTACATCTTCAAACTAACAAGCGCAATAGGAGCACAg GGCCCTGCTTCCATGATGGCCTACTTGCTTTTTTCAGGCTTTATCCTTACACGCCTAAGAAGACCTATTGGTAAGATGACCGTTACAGAACAAAAATACGAAGGCGAGTATAGATACGTCAATTCACGGCTCATTACAAACAG TGAGGAAATTGCATTTTATAATGGGAATCAAAGGGAAAAACAGACAATTCACAAAGCTTTTCACAAACTG GTAGAGCACCTGCACAATTTCATTTTGTTCCGGTTTACAATGGGCTTCATAGACACCATTATTGCTAAAT ATCTTGCAACCGTAGTTGGCTATTTGGTTGTTAGCCACCCATTTCTAAACTTGTCTCATCCTCGCCATCAAAATAGCACCCATGCTGAACTTTTGGAG GATTATTACCAAAGTGGAAGAATGCTACTGAGAATGTCTCAAGCCCTTGGCAGAATAGTTCTAGCTGGTCGTGAAATGACTCGATTGGCTGG CTTCACAGCTCGAATTACAGAATTAATGCAAGTTCTGAAGGAACTAAACAGTGGGAAATATCAAAGAACAATGCTAACACAAGACAAAG aattAGATCTAAAGCAGGCCACCCCGCTGATTCCTGGCATGGGACGGATTGTCATAACAGATAACATTATCAA ATTTGATCACGTTCCGTTGGCAACACCAAATGGCGATATGCTGATTAAAGATCTCAACTTTGAG GTGCAATCGGGTGCAAATGTTCTTATTTGTGGGCCAAATGGATGTGGAAAGAGTTCTCTCTTCCGTGTCCTTGGTGAA TTGTGGCCTTTGTTTGGCGGCTGTCTAACTAAACCCGAGAGAGGAAAGTTGTTTTATGTTCCCCAG AGACCATATATGACACTTGGGACGTTGAGAGACCAAGTAATTTATCCAGACACTATAGAAGATCAAAAAAGGAAAGGCATCACTGACCAG GTATTAAAGGAATACTTAGATAATGTCCAGCTGGGTCAGATCTTGGAACGTGAAGGAGGCTGGGATAGTATTCAAGACTGGATGGATGTTCTCAGTGGAGGAGAAAAACAGAGAATGGCA ATGGCTAGATTGTTCTACCATAAACCCCAGTTTGCCATTCTGGATGAATGTACAAGTGCCGTTAGTGTTGATGTGGAGGGCTACATCTACAGCCATTGTCGGAAA GTTGGCATCACTCTCTTCACTGTTTCTCACAGAAAATCACTTTGGAAGCACCATGAT TTTTATCTTCACATGGATGGAAGAGGCAACTATGAGTTCAAGAAAATTACTGAAGAAACAGTTGAGTTTGGTTCATAA
- the ABCD3 gene encoding ATP-binding cassette sub-family D member 3 isoform X3 gives MVPRTFCKETGYLILIAIMLVLRTYCDIWMIHNGTVIESAIIGRSRKDFKRYLFNFIAAMPAISLVNNFLKYGLNELKLCFRVRLTKYLYEQYLQSYTFYKMGNLDNRIGNPDQLLTQDVEKFCNSVVDLYSNLSKPFLDIVLYIFKLTSAIGAQGPASMMAYLLFSGFILTRLRRPIGKMTVTEQKYEGEYRYVNSRLITNSEEIAFYNGNQREKQTIHKAFHKLVEHLHNFILFRFTMGFIDTIIAKYLATVVGYLVVSHPFLNLSHPRHQNSTHAELLEDYYQSGRMLLRMSQALGRIVLAGREMTRLAGFTARITELMQVLKELNSGKYQRTMLTQDKELDLKQATPLIPGMGRIVITDNIIKFDHVPLATPNGDMLIKDLNFEVQSGANVLICGPNGCGKSSLFRVLGELWPLFGGCLTKPERGKLFYVPQRPYMTLGTLRDQVIYPDTIEDQKRKGITDQVLKEYLDNVQLGQILEREGGWDSIQDWMDVLSGGEKQRMAMARLFYHKPQFAILDECTSAVSVDVEGYIYSHCRKVGITLFTVSHRKSLWKHHDFYLHMDGRGNYEFKKITEETVEFGS, from the exons ATGGTCCCCAGGACATTTTGTAAAGAG ACAGGTTATTTGATACTTATTGCCATTATGTTGGTACTTCGCACATATTGTGACATCTGGATGATTCATAATGGAACAGTTATCGAGAG TGCTATCATTGGCCGCAGTAGAAAAGATTTCAAGAGGTACTTGTTCAACTTCATCGCTGCCATGCCTGCT ATTTCCCTAGTGAATAACTTCTTGAAATATGGACTAAATGAACTTAAATTGTGTTTCCGTGTCCGACTTACCAAGTATCTTTATGAGCAGTACCTACA gagttacacattctacaaaaTGGGCAATCTAGACAACAGAATAGGCAACCCTGATCAACTACTTACACAAGATGTCGAAAAATTTTGTAACAGTGTAGTGGATCTATATTCAAACCTCAGCAAG CCATTTTTGGATATTGTTCTCTACATCTTCAAACTAACAAGCGCAATAGGAGCACAg GGCCCTGCTTCCATGATGGCCTACTTGCTTTTTTCAGGCTTTATCCTTACACGCCTAAGAAGACCTATTGGTAAGATGACCGTTACAGAACAAAAATACGAAGGCGAGTATAGATACGTCAATTCACGGCTCATTACAAACAG TGAGGAAATTGCATTTTATAATGGGAATCAAAGGGAAAAACAGACAATTCACAAAGCTTTTCACAAACTG GTAGAGCACCTGCACAATTTCATTTTGTTCCGGTTTACAATGGGCTTCATAGACACCATTATTGCTAAAT ATCTTGCAACCGTAGTTGGCTATTTGGTTGTTAGCCACCCATTTCTAAACTTGTCTCATCCTCGCCATCAAAATAGCACCCATGCTGAACTTTTGGAG GATTATTACCAAAGTGGAAGAATGCTACTGAGAATGTCTCAAGCCCTTGGCAGAATAGTTCTAGCTGGTCGTGAAATGACTCGATTGGCTGG CTTCACAGCTCGAATTACAGAATTAATGCAAGTTCTGAAGGAACTAAACAGTGGGAAATATCAAAGAACAATGCTAACACAAGACAAAG aattAGATCTAAAGCAGGCCACCCCGCTGATTCCTGGCATGGGACGGATTGTCATAACAGATAACATTATCAA ATTTGATCACGTTCCGTTGGCAACACCAAATGGCGATATGCTGATTAAAGATCTCAACTTTGAG GTGCAATCGGGTGCAAATGTTCTTATTTGTGGGCCAAATGGATGTGGAAAGAGTTCTCTCTTCCGTGTCCTTGGTGAA TTGTGGCCTTTGTTTGGCGGCTGTCTAACTAAACCCGAGAGAGGAAAGTTGTTTTATGTTCCCCAG AGACCATATATGACACTTGGGACGTTGAGAGACCAAGTAATTTATCCAGACACTATAGAAGATCAAAAAAGGAAAGGCATCACTGACCAG GTATTAAAGGAATACTTAGATAATGTCCAGCTGGGTCAGATCTTGGAACGTGAAGGAGGCTGGGATAGTATTCAAGACTGGATGGATGTTCTCAGTGGAGGAGAAAAACAGAGAATGGCA ATGGCTAGATTGTTCTACCATAAACCCCAGTTTGCCATTCTGGATGAATGTACAAGTGCCGTTAGTGTTGATGTGGAGGGCTACATCTACAGCCATTGTCGGAAA GTTGGCATCACTCTCTTCACTGTTTCTCACAGAAAATCACTTTGGAAGCACCATGAT TTTTATCTTCACATGGATGGAAGAGGCAACTATGAGTTCAAGAAAATTACTGAAGAAACAGTTGAGTTTGGTTCATAA